A single genomic interval of Cellulosilyticum sp. I15G10I2 harbors:
- a CDS encoding TrkH family potassium uptake protein: MTIKQYFSNCNNIGKLVLMIGVLIAAPLAVLPFYPNEAHYAPAFLIPSLASIILGLVLGLMLKHDESSLQWRRTMQYSSLTVLFAWCYGFFAGSLPFVISGQLTFIQALFEAVSGWTTTGLSVMDVTVTPNIFLFHRSFMQFCGGLGFVMVMVMFIQGKQSMNLYNAEGHPDKLMPNLKRTAQIILVMYLSYLFGGTLLYILMGMNPFESLLHTMSALSTGGFSTRTDSIGAYGSLGVEIVTIVLMLIGTTNFAVLMLITRMKFSQVQRVSEIRFMFVLLALLIPTTAFALFSRLYMSASESIRIAIFNVVSALSTTGYSNVSYSDWPPFSIGIFILIMLIGGGLGSTAGGIKLNRIYLLLRVTGENIRKRLNPARNVTVHSYYKAQGKALIDSDTVADTMGFISCYLVIYIVGTLLMTLTANVTLTEAMFEFASTLGTVGLSIGLTGPETGAATLIVQMVGMVLGRLEIFIVLIGIHSGISVLKQRLQSNIK, translated from the coding sequence ATGACTATAAAACAATATTTTTCTAATTGTAATAATATCGGCAAGTTAGTGCTGATGATAGGGGTACTGATTGCCGCTCCGCTTGCGGTATTGCCATTTTATCCTAATGAAGCACATTACGCACCGGCGTTTCTCATACCATCGCTTGCATCCATCATTCTGGGATTAGTCCTAGGTTTGATGTTAAAGCATGATGAAAGCAGCCTCCAATGGCGGCGTACGATGCAATACAGCAGTTTGACAGTGTTATTTGCTTGGTGTTATGGCTTTTTTGCCGGTTCACTTCCATTTGTTATCTCTGGTCAATTAACCTTTATACAGGCCTTGTTTGAGGCGGTAAGCGGATGGACAACTACGGGCCTATCGGTAATGGATGTGACCGTTACACCCAATATATTTTTATTTCACCGCAGTTTTATGCAGTTTTGCGGAGGACTAGGCTTTGTTATGGTGATGGTGATGTTTATTCAAGGCAAGCAATCTATGAATCTGTATAATGCTGAGGGACATCCCGATAAGCTTATGCCAAACCTTAAAAGAACAGCGCAGATTATTTTAGTGATGTACCTATCTTATCTCTTTGGAGGGACACTGCTCTATATTCTTATGGGGATGAATCCCTTTGAAAGCTTACTGCATACAATGTCTGCACTATCTACCGGTGGCTTTTCTACTAGGACGGATAGTATTGGGGCATACGGTAGTCTAGGGGTAGAGATAGTCACCATTGTACTGATGCTCATAGGTACCACTAATTTTGCAGTGCTGATGCTTATAACAAGAATGAAGTTTAGTCAGGTACAACGTGTAAGTGAGATTCGTTTTATGTTTGTGCTTCTCGCATTATTGATACCGACTACAGCTTTTGCATTGTTTTCGAGGCTATACATGAGTGCTTCAGAAAGCATACGGATAGCGATATTTAATGTAGTATCTGCACTATCAACTACCGGCTATTCTAATGTATCCTATAGTGACTGGCCGCCATTTAGTATTGGTATTTTTATTTTAATCATGTTAATTGGTGGGGGCCTCGGCTCCACGGCTGGCGGTATTAAGCTTAACCGCATATACTTGCTGCTTCGTGTGACTGGGGAGAATATACGCAAACGACTAAACCCAGCGCGTAACGTGACAGTGCACAGTTATTACAAGGCTCAAGGTAAGGCGCTTATTGACAGTGATACCGTAGCAGATACCATGGGTTTTATCTCATGTTACCTTGTTATTTATATCGTTGGTACACTGCTTATGACCTTAACAGCTAATGTTACGCTTACTGAAGCAATGTTTGAATTTGCATCCACTCTGGGAACGGTGGGATTATCAATAGGATTAACCGGCCCAGAAACTGGAGCAGCAACGTTGATTGTTCAAATGGTTGGTATGGTACTTGGCAGACTGGAGATCTTTATTGTTCTAATCGGTATTCATTCGGGGATATCAGTGCTAAAGCAACGATTACAAAGTAATATAAAGTAA
- a CDS encoding potassium channel family protein, with protein sequence MKKHVLLIGGFNKTLSLADSLIKKGYRVTAINSDSQKCHILAGIQSLVVIHGDGTKPFVLEDANVQDADIAIALTQYDEDNLVICELCKKKFNVKKTVALINDPKKTEFFYKMGIDSVVCAVNAITNIIEQQAFLEGIATLLPIGEARISIAEVPISEVAPVVGKKLWEINLPKEVIIGCILRGEKSMIPRGDTRILAGDMLILISSDKKEIAAIKELTGQI encoded by the coding sequence ATGAAAAAGCACGTGTTACTAATTGGCGGTTTTAATAAGACGCTTTCGCTTGCCGATTCGCTTATAAAAAAGGGGTATCGCGTGACGGCGATTAATAGTGATTCTCAAAAGTGTCATATATTAGCAGGGATACAATCTCTTGTCGTTATCCATGGTGATGGAACCAAACCATTTGTTTTGGAAGATGCCAATGTGCAGGATGCGGATATTGCTATCGCTCTTACTCAATATGACGAGGACAATTTAGTAATCTGTGAACTTTGTAAGAAGAAATTTAATGTTAAAAAAACTGTAGCCTTGATCAATGATCCAAAGAAAACCGAGTTTTTCTACAAGATGGGGATTGATTCCGTTGTTTGTGCGGTAAATGCAATTACAAATATCATAGAGCAACAAGCATTTCTAGAAGGGATCGCAACCTTGCTGCCGATCGGAGAGGCACGTATCAGTATTGCAGAGGTGCCGATATCAGAGGTAGCGCCAGTTGTGGGTAAAAAGCTTTGGGAAATTAACTTACCCAAAGAAGTTATTATAGGTTGCATCCTTAGGGGTGAGAAGAGCATGATCCCACGAGGAGATACACGAATACTTGCTGGAGATATGCTAATTTTAATCTCATCGGATAAAAAGGAGATAGCAGCTATTAAGGAGTTGACTGGACAGATATGA
- a CDS encoding potassium channel family protein, which translates to MKLFTQKKTSDYTIIIGCGRLGASLANDLSDRGGDVLIIDRNKDSFRKLSPSFGGLTLTGDAADIDILHEAQVEKATVVILVTDNDNTNIMIAQMAKKIFKKERVIARLYDPELKCVYYEFGIDTISPAVLSIKEINRLLNNTEKEEHI; encoded by the coding sequence ATGAAGTTATTTACACAAAAAAAAACAAGTGATTATACGATAATTATAGGTTGTGGACGATTGGGCGCCAGCCTTGCCAATGATTTATCAGATCGAGGCGGAGATGTCTTAATCATAGACCGTAATAAGGATTCTTTTCGCAAGCTCTCACCTTCATTTGGTGGGCTTACACTTACGGGGGATGCCGCGGATATTGATATACTCCATGAAGCGCAAGTCGAAAAGGCAACCGTAGTTATTTTGGTCACAGATAACGATAATACAAATATCATGATCGCACAGATGGCTAAGAAAATTTTCAAAAAGGAACGTGTTATAGCTAGACTTTATGACCCAGAACTTAAATGTGTTTACTATGAATTCGGTATTGATACGATATCGCCTGCTGTTTTGTCTATCAAAGAGATCAACAGGCTGCTTAACAATACTGAAAAGGAGGAGCATATATGA
- a CDS encoding response regulator, whose product MNSFKECILVVEDDTQIRNFICYALKQEGFNYITASTAQGALGTLVSEQIDLMLLDLGLPDFDGMDVIKKVREWSEIPIIVISARDQDKEKAAILDIGADDYLTKPFSTTELMARIRVAIRHLYKKSGDKVQAVLSVGGLQIDLNKHLVYLDEIELHMTPMEYNLLALFFKNIGKVLTTSYIIKEIWGVGYGTDTQALRTLMAGLRRKIERNPAKPRYIITEIGVGYRLKDE is encoded by the coding sequence ATGAATAGTTTTAAAGAATGTATTCTTGTGGTAGAAGACGATACACAAATCAGAAACTTTATCTGCTATGCTCTTAAGCAGGAAGGATTCAATTATATTACGGCTAGCACTGCACAAGGGGCACTTGGCACGCTTGTTTCTGAACAAATTGACCTTATGCTGCTCGATCTTGGATTACCTGATTTTGACGGTATGGATGTTATTAAAAAAGTACGTGAATGGTCGGAAATACCAATCATCGTTATCTCCGCACGTGATCAAGATAAGGAGAAGGCTGCTATACTCGACATAGGTGCTGACGATTATCTGACAAAGCCGTTTTCCACAACCGAACTTATGGCGCGTATTCGTGTAGCCATCCGCCATTTATATAAGAAGAGCGGGGATAAGGTACAGGCTGTTCTCTCAGTTGGCGGTCTGCAGATAGACTTAAATAAACATTTGGTTTATCTTGATGAAATAGAGCTGCATATGACACCGATGGAGTATAACCTGCTGGCTCTATTTTTTAAGAACATTGGCAAGGTGTTAACGACTAGCTATATTATAAAAGAGATATGGGGAGTGGGTTATGGCACAGATACACAGGCGCTTAGGACATTGATGGCAGGATTGCGCCGCAAAATTGAGAGAAACCCTGCAAAACCCCGCTATATAATAACTGAAATAGGTGTTGGGTACAGGCTAAAAGATGAATAA
- a CDS encoding DUF4118 domain-containing protein, protein MFELRIDSTRNYIYCVFLMTMLLAAASAMGYVFRFIGFPETNIVIVYLLAVLMTSWLTRGFIFGILASVIATFTFNYFFTEPYFTFTVNDPSYIITFVIMTITAIITSTLTSHVKQSAFLAREKEAETKAVYNLTNHLTDAKDIYDIAGIAIGTISDCFFCKAAILCFDENGLPELTFIQQVSVEKQVRRKVEDSEEIKHHIEGLRTGHDIGSEFYDWPIYGRECILGIIRIPKERAQIMNEAQIRLLHSMIESIALAMDRFRASEQRIKAREETIQERYRATLLRAISHDLRTPLSGIMGTSEMLMDMTKEDDPRYSLAKGIHEDADWLHSLVENILNLTRLQEGRLVLDKQMEAVEEVIGSAVERIMQRSPEHEFTVKAPDELLLVPMDAKLIEQVLVNILDNAVKHTSPKTEISVSVTKDETIPWAVFTIRDKGSGVAAKDLPHIFEMFYTSDGKRADAKHGIGLGLAICDAIIKAHGGSIEARNCTNGQGAEFIFTLPVEVENNE, encoded by the coding sequence GTGTTTGAACTAAGAATAGATAGCACACGGAATTATATTTACTGTGTTTTTCTGATGACAATGTTGCTTGCGGCAGCCTCAGCAATGGGATATGTTTTTCGCTTTATCGGTTTCCCAGAAACCAATATTGTCATAGTGTATCTCCTAGCTGTGCTTATGACTTCATGGCTGACACGTGGATTTATATTCGGTATCCTTGCGTCAGTAATCGCAACTTTTACGTTTAATTACTTTTTTACAGAGCCGTATTTTACATTTACTGTTAACGATCCGAGTTATATCATTACATTTGTTATTATGACTATTACTGCAATTATTACAAGTACGCTTACTTCTCATGTCAAGCAGAGTGCATTTCTAGCGAGAGAAAAAGAGGCAGAAACAAAGGCTGTCTATAACCTTACCAATCATCTCACTGATGCTAAAGACATATACGATATTGCTGGTATTGCAATAGGGACAATAAGCGATTGTTTTTTCTGCAAAGCCGCTATACTTTGTTTTGATGAGAATGGCCTGCCAGAGTTGACATTTATCCAGCAGGTTTCAGTTGAAAAACAAGTCCGCAGAAAAGTTGAGGATTCGGAAGAGATTAAGCATCATATTGAAGGATTACGTACAGGTCATGATATTGGATCAGAATTTTATGATTGGCCCATCTATGGCAGGGAATGCATTCTTGGCATTATTCGTATACCAAAAGAAAGGGCCCAGATAATGAACGAAGCACAGATACGTCTTTTGCACTCGATGATTGAAAGCATAGCTTTGGCTATGGATAGATTTAGAGCTTCTGAGCAGCGTATTAAAGCCCGTGAGGAAACTATACAGGAACGTTATCGAGCAACCTTGCTAAGAGCAATCTCCCATGATTTACGCACGCCGCTTTCGGGGATCATGGGCACATCAGAAATGCTTATGGATATGACAAAGGAAGATGATCCACGTTATTCTTTAGCAAAGGGTATTCATGAAGATGCGGATTGGCTACACTCACTGGTAGAGAATATTTTGAATCTTACTCGGCTGCAGGAGGGCAGATTAGTCTTGGACAAACAGATGGAAGCTGTTGAAGAAGTAATAGGCAGTGCTGTTGAACGTATTATGCAGAGATCACCAGAACATGAATTCACTGTCAAAGCACCGGATGAGCTGCTGCTTGTTCCAATGGATGCCAAGTTGATAGAACAAGTCTTAGTTAACATTTTAGATAATGCTGTTAAACATACATCGCCAAAGACAGAAATAAGTGTTTCGGTAACAAAGGATGAAACGATACCTTGGGCTGTATTTACTATCAGGGATAAAGGGAGTGGCGTTGCTGCAAAAGATTTACCCCATATCTTCGAGATGTTTTATACCTCAGATGGCAAACGAGCTGATGCAAAACATGGCATTGGACTTGGTCTTGCAATCTGTGATGCTATTATAAAAGCGCATGGAGGATCTATAGAAGCGCGAAATTGTACAAATGGTCAGGGAGCGGAATTTATATTTACGCTTCCGGTGGAGGTGGAAAATAATGAATAG
- the thiS gene encoding sulfur carrier protein ThiS gives MKVNGTLITLEKNQTLLDFLNAHNYDITKIAVIHNDNIVPKATYKDITLDDEDTLEIVRFVGGG, from the coding sequence ATGAAAGTAAATGGCACTTTAATAACCCTAGAAAAAAATCAAACTTTACTTGATTTCCTAAATGCCCACAACTACGATATAACGAAAATCGCAGTGATCCACAATGATAACATTGTACCCAAGGCAACCTATAAGGATATTACGTTAGATGATGAAGATACATTAGAAATTGTTAGATTTGTAGGAGGCGGCTGA
- the thiF gene encoding sulfur carrier protein ThiS adenylyltransferase ThiF codes for MEILLNGKSTKLPALTAFEARAKLGSETDIIILNGFQIGTDTHLSEGDVLTLIPKGTMPKEEELESMMMARHTPNVHNQLKKGKVAIAGLGGLGSNIAVMLARIGVGQLLLVDFDTVEPSNLNRQSYTISHLGLPKTIALKKQIEDINPFISVKTETIRVTEENAEALFHGYDIICEAFDKPETKAMLINTVLSTLPEAKIISASGMAGYASSNSVQTTRPMRRLYVCGDLESEAEIGRGLMAPRVQICAGHQANMVLRLLLGIEDV; via the coding sequence GTGGAAATCCTATTAAATGGCAAATCAACTAAACTCCCAGCTTTGACAGCGTTCGAAGCAAGGGCAAAACTTGGAAGCGAGACAGACATCATCATCTTAAATGGCTTTCAAATTGGAACTGATACTCACCTATCAGAAGGCGATGTTCTGACACTGATACCAAAAGGTACTATGCCCAAAGAAGAAGAACTGGAAAGCATGATGATGGCAAGGCATACCCCCAACGTACACAATCAGCTCAAAAAGGGAAAGGTCGCCATAGCAGGCCTTGGCGGCCTTGGTTCAAATATTGCCGTAATGCTTGCCCGAATAGGTGTAGGACAGCTGCTTTTGGTGGACTTTGATACGGTAGAACCCAGCAATCTCAACCGGCAGAGCTATACGATCAGCCACTTGGGACTGCCTAAGACCATAGCCTTAAAGAAACAAATTGAGGATATTAATCCTTTTATCAGTGTAAAAACTGAGACGATCAGGGTGACTGAAGAAAATGCTGAGGCACTTTTTCATGGCTATGACATTATCTGTGAGGCCTTTGATAAACCAGAAACCAAAGCCATGCTTATAAATACAGTACTTAGCACTCTGCCAGAGGCAAAGATCATCTCTGCCTCTGGGATGGCCGGGTATGCAAGTTCGAACAGTGTTCAAACAACAAGGCCTATGAGACGTTTATATGTATGCGGTGACTTAGAAAGCGAAGCCGAAATCGGCCGTGGTCTGATGGCACCAAGGGTGCAGATTTGCGCCGGCCACCAGGCAAATATGGTCCTTAGATTATTACTTGGCATAGAAGATGTTTAA
- a CDS encoding thiazole synthase produces MSDKLVIGGHAFQSRFILGSGKFSLELIKAAIENGGAEMITLALRRANLGGEANILDYIPGGIKLLPNTSGARTAEEAVKIARLAREISGSDFVKIEVIHDSKYLMPDNYETIKATEILAQEGFVVMPYMYPDLNAARALVNAGAAAVMPLGAPIGSNKGLCTKDFIKILIDEINLPIIVDAGIGRPSEACEAMEMGVSAVMCNTAIATAGDIVLMAKAFKQAIEAGRSAYLSGLGRVLEFRAEASSPLTGFLEA; encoded by the coding sequence ATGAGTGATAAATTAGTTATTGGCGGACACGCCTTTCAATCAAGATTTATATTAGGCTCAGGCAAATTTTCATTAGAATTAATTAAAGCAGCTATCGAAAACGGCGGCGCAGAAATGATCACCCTGGCGCTTCGTCGTGCCAATTTAGGCGGCGAAGCAAACATACTGGATTATATTCCAGGAGGCATCAAACTGCTGCCCAACACCTCTGGTGCAAGAACTGCCGAAGAAGCTGTAAAAATTGCCCGGCTTGCAAGAGAGATCAGCGGCAGTGATTTTGTAAAAATAGAAGTGATCCATGATTCTAAATACTTGATGCCGGATAATTATGAAACGATTAAAGCAACGGAGATCTTAGCTCAGGAAGGCTTCGTTGTGATGCCCTACATGTATCCGGATTTAAATGCAGCAAGAGCACTAGTAAATGCAGGGGCTGCAGCTGTGATGCCCCTAGGGGCGCCGATTGGTAGCAACAAAGGATTGTGTACCAAAGATTTCATCAAAATTCTAATAGATGAAATCAACCTCCCAATCATTGTGGATGCAGGTATTGGGCGGCCTTCGGAGGCCTGTGAGGCTATGGAAATGGGGGTCTCAGCAGTAATGTGTAATACTGCCATTGCAACAGCGGGGGATATTGTACTTATGGCAAAAGCTTTTAAACAGGCCATTGAGGCAGGCCGTTCAGCTTACTTATCCGGACTTGGCCGTGTGCTTGAATTTAGAGCTGAGGCATCCAGTCCTTTAACGGGCTTTTTGGAGGCCTAA
- the thiH gene encoding 2-iminoacetate synthase ThiH: MKGTQENPMTYFRDMEEIDSDMMEQVLERVNACDFERFTASDIRRILQKDRLSFDDYAAILSPAAMPYLEELAKKAQAETRRYFGNSVSLFTPLYIANYCENHCTYCGFHRYNKIQRGILSLDEIEEELKAIAATGLKEILLLTGEARHKSGVDYIGEAVKLSHKYFSAVGIEIYPLNTTEYAYLQACGADFVSIYQETYTIERYEKVHLKGPKRSFPYRFYAQERALIGGMRGVAFGALLGLDDFRKDAFAAGVHAYLIQQKYPHAEISFSTPRLRPYINHEDNSPLAVREKELFQVMLAYRLFMPFAGITISTRERAGFRDHVIGLCATKISAGVKVGVGGHQTKEKGDEQFEISDARSVSEIHQIILSQGLQPVYTDYLRV; encoded by the coding sequence ATGAAGGGTACTCAAGAAAATCCTATGACCTACTTCCGGGATATGGAAGAGATTGACTCTGATATGATGGAGCAAGTCTTAGAACGGGTTAATGCCTGTGACTTTGAACGCTTCACCGCAAGTGACATCAGACGCATTCTTCAAAAAGACCGGCTTTCATTTGATGATTATGCAGCCATACTCTCTCCTGCTGCCATGCCTTATCTAGAAGAGCTAGCAAAAAAAGCTCAGGCAGAAACCAGAAGATATTTTGGTAATTCTGTGAGTCTTTTTACGCCGCTTTATATTGCTAACTACTGTGAAAATCATTGCACCTACTGTGGTTTTCATCGCTATAACAAAATTCAGCGCGGCATATTATCATTAGATGAAATCGAAGAAGAACTTAAGGCCATCGCTGCCACTGGTCTCAAAGAAATATTACTTTTAACTGGTGAAGCCCGTCATAAATCCGGTGTAGATTATATTGGCGAGGCCGTTAAGCTCTCTCACAAATACTTTTCTGCAGTCGGCATCGAAATATATCCTCTTAATACTACTGAATACGCTTACTTACAGGCATGCGGCGCTGACTTTGTTTCAATTTACCAGGAGACTTACACTATAGAGCGCTATGAAAAGGTGCATTTAAAAGGACCCAAACGCAGCTTTCCCTACCGCTTTTATGCTCAGGAGCGGGCACTCATTGGCGGTATGCGTGGTGTTGCCTTTGGAGCGCTCCTTGGACTGGACGATTTTAGAAAGGATGCATTCGCTGCAGGCGTTCATGCCTATTTGATCCAGCAAAAATACCCCCATGCCGAGATATCCTTCTCTACTCCAAGGTTAAGACCATATATTAATCATGAAGATAACAGTCCCTTGGCTGTACGTGAAAAAGAGCTCTTTCAGGTGATGCTTGCCTACCGTTTATTTATGCCTTTTGCTGGTATTACCATATCGACTAGGGAGCGTGCAGGTTTTCGTGATCATGTCATCGGTCTTTGCGCCACCAAAATATCAGCAGGCGTTAAGGTGGGTGTCGGCGGCCATCAAACCAAAGAAAAAGGCGATGAACAGTTTGAGATCTCCGATGCACGGAGTGTGAGTGAGATCCACCAAATAATCCTCTCCCAAGGTCTACAGCCTGTTTATACAGACTATCTAAGGGTTTAG
- a CDS encoding DUF6143 family protein, with amino-acid sequence MSHASNRTCFITSDQKNSYFNPSASCPCPPPSINKPTLDYTVSVPINLAKSLEGKYFVGYADNLTFGEGTSAWARLYNPSNSRVNLHVAVWTVSDVSTSPFRAQIWFNTIPPGTPQNSTLVTPANLALCPLPRPSVKLQYAVNVTGDPKGGIKAFVRRGQPETTLVDDEQGKFIFPPGGSFLIFLSNPETPSVNAAGRVAFGWWEEPICS; translated from the coding sequence ATGTCACATGCTTCTAACCGTACCTGCTTTATTACATCTGATCAAAAAAACTCATATTTTAATCCTTCTGCTTCTTGTCCCTGTCCGCCTCCATCCATCAATAAACCGACGCTGGATTATACTGTTTCAGTCCCCATTAATTTAGCTAAGTCTTTAGAAGGTAAGTATTTCGTAGGCTATGCTGATAATCTTACCTTTGGAGAGGGTACAAGTGCTTGGGCTAGACTATATAATCCCTCAAACTCCAGAGTAAATTTACATGTTGCTGTATGGACAGTAAGTGATGTATCCACTTCTCCTTTTAGGGCTCAAATCTGGTTTAATACTATTCCCCCTGGAACACCTCAGAATTCTACTTTGGTAACGCCGGCCAACTTAGCCCTCTGTCCCCTGCCGCGGCCTAGCGTAAAGCTTCAGTATGCAGTTAATGTGACTGGAGATCCTAAAGGAGGCATTAAGGCTTTTGTCCGACGTGGTCAGCCCGAAACAACATTGGTAGATGATGAGCAAGGAAAATTTATCTTCCCCCCTGGAGGGTCTTTTCTTATTTTCCTATCTAATCCAGAAACCCCCTCAGTAAATGCTGCTGGCAGAGTGGCTTTTGGCTGGTGGGAGGAACCCATCTGCTCCTAG
- a CDS encoding LiaF transmembrane domain-containing protein, with the protein MKKERYFWGALFILAGIFLVVSKLGYLPDINVFSLLLTAFLGAVIVKSIPRLNYAGILFPLAFIAIIYDKELGITAITPWTVLLAALLGSIGLSIIFHRQVKWAHHHHHDYSFEKIDIEDEGHVVYKSAFGESVKYINTDKFEQGDFECSFGAMKIYFDHAVMKNESAIVKLEVAFAGVELFVPKNWKVENRTSVFLGGVSEKNRAYESVTNTLTLVGDVSFGGVEIIYI; encoded by the coding sequence ATGAAAAAAGAAAGATATTTTTGGGGCGCTTTATTTATATTGGCAGGTATTTTTCTAGTTGTAAGTAAGCTTGGGTATTTGCCGGATATCAATGTATTTAGTTTGTTGTTAACAGCATTTTTAGGAGCAGTGATAGTTAAAAGTATACCGCGGCTTAATTATGCAGGCATTTTATTTCCGCTAGCATTTATTGCTATCATATATGATAAAGAGTTAGGGATTACAGCAATCACTCCTTGGACGGTACTCCTGGCAGCACTTTTAGGCAGTATTGGTCTTTCTATCATTTTTCACAGACAGGTGAAGTGGGCCCATCACCATCACCATGATTATAGCTTTGAAAAAATTGATATAGAAGATGAAGGGCATGTTGTATATAAAAGTGCATTTGGGGAGAGCGTGAAATATATTAATACGGACAAATTTGAGCAAGGGGATTTTGAGTGTTCTTTTGGCGCTATGAAAATTTATTTTGATCATGCTGTTATGAAAAATGAAAGTGCTATAGTTAAACTAGAGGTTGCATTTGCAGGCGTAGAGTTATTTGTACCAAAAAATTGGAAAGTCGAAAATCGAACCAGTGTGTTTTTGGGTGGCGTGAGCGAAAAAAACAGAGCTTATGAAAGCGTAACAAATACTTTAACATTAGTTGGAGATGTTAGTTTCGGAGGAGTAGAAATTATTTATATTTAG
- a CDS encoding LytTR family DNA-binding domain-containing protein: MKIRIEVDKSVKENEVIIRCSEIGEEVRNLQILLNDLLSHKKHITFYKGDTEYYLSLEEVLFFDTEESGICAHTADNIYQVKYKLYELEELLPGYFMRVSKSTILNINHIYVITRSLSSSSKVEFQNTHKQVYVSRYYYKPLKIKLLEKRK, from the coding sequence ATGAAAATACGTATTGAAGTCGATAAAAGTGTTAAAGAAAATGAAGTGATTATCAGGTGCAGCGAAATTGGGGAAGAGGTTAGAAATCTTCAAATACTGCTTAATGATTTATTATCCCATAAGAAGCATATTACTTTTTACAAAGGGGATACGGAGTATTATCTTTCGCTGGAAGAAGTTTTGTTTTTTGATACGGAGGAAAGTGGTATTTGTGCACATACTGCTGATAATATTTATCAAGTAAAATATAAACTGTATGAGCTGGAAGAACTGCTGCCGGGGTACTTTATGCGGGTTTCAAAATCAACAATTCTCAACATCAATCACATTTACGTCATAACACGCAGTCTGTCATCATCAAGTAAGGTTGAATTTCAAAATACACACAAGCAAGTATATGTTTCAAGATATTATTATAAACCTTTAAAAATCAAACTATTAGAAAAGAGGAAATGA
- the ahpC gene encoding alkyl hydroperoxide reductase subunit C codes for MSLIGTEVKPFKASAYQSGKFIEITEENLKGQWSVVCFYPADFTFVCPTELEDLQNHYEALKALGVEVYSVSTDTHFTHKAWHDSSETIGKITYIMIGDPSQTLSRNFDVLIESAGLADRGTFIIDPDGIIQAVEVNAGGIGRDASTLVNKIKAAQYVRSHPGEVCPAKWQEGAATLKPHLDLVGKI; via the coding sequence ATGTCATTAATCGGAACAGAAGTAAAACCATTCAAAGCATCAGCTTACCAAAGTGGTAAGTTTATCGAGATCACAGAAGAAAATCTCAAAGGACAATGGAGTGTTGTTTGCTTTTACCCAGCGGACTTTACCTTTGTGTGCCCAACTGAGCTTGAGGATTTACAAAATCATTACGAAGCTCTTAAAGCACTTGGCGTGGAAGTATACTCCGTTTCAACAGATACACACTTTACCCACAAGGCATGGCATGACAGTTCAGAAACAATCGGCAAGATCACATATATTATGATTGGGGACCCTTCCCAAACGCTCTCAAGAAACTTTGATGTATTAATTGAGTCAGCAGGTCTTGCTGACCGTGGTACTTTTATTATTGACCCAGATGGTATTATTCAGGCCGTTGAAGTCAATGCCGGAGGTATTGGGCGTGATGCAAGCACACTAGTTAATAAAATTAAGGCCGCACAATATGTACGCAGCCATCCAGGTGAAGTTTGCCCTGCTAAATGGCAGGAAGGCGCTGCAACACTTAAACCACACCTTGATCTTGTAGGCAAGATTTAA